From the Endozoicomonas sp. Mp262 genome, the window ACATCCCGTGTGGAGGTGCTCACCACAGGTAATGTCAGGGCTAATAGTGACGGGCAGTTATCTGCACTGGTTATTGATGGTGAAACTATTGATAGTTTTCAGGAATTGAAACAGACTATGAAAGAGAAGCCGGGCTGGAAGGTTGATTTATTGGCAGATGGTTCCAGTCCTTCAGGAAAGAATGTCACCGGGTCTGCGAACCTTTTTTCTACCGTTTTTTTTACAGAGTATCAGCCTTCGGCAGACAGCTGCCGTATTGATGGTGTCAGTTTTCTGCACGGGCTTGATTATACTACCGGTACAGCCAGCCCCATGGCGGTATTGGGAACAGAGGTTGTAAACAATAATGAAGAGCCTGTTTCATTAAGAAAGTTCAGGTTGGGAAGAGGCTACTCATCTTCACCGGCTATTCATCAGGGGGAAGAAGGCAAATCTAGTGCTGTCACACAGGGCACAGGAGGCAGTATCAAAAGCAGGGAGCTAAACCATGAATTTTCGTCCTCTGGCAGACAGTCCTGGCGCCAGATTTTTGAAATCCGGTAAGTGTGCTGTTACTGTTGATGAAAGCAGCCTGTTAAAGTCAGGGCAGAGCGGATTTACCCTGATAGAAGTGCTCGTGGCTGTGGCTATAGTTGGCATACTGGCATCCAGCTTTATAACGATGGGTGACTTAGTCAGGGAGTATCGCGTTCGCTATATGGAGCAGCGGCTGTACGGTGCGTTAATTCTGGCCAGAAGTGAGGCGATCAAGCGAAGCGGTTCAGTTTCTGTATGCAAGAGCAGCAATGCCAGCTCCTGTGCTTCAGGTACCGGAAGCGACTGGGAGGATGGCTGGATTGTTTTTGTGGATCAAAATGCGAATCGGGCAGTGAATGGTGGGGATGAGATTATCCGTGTTTATAACAATATTCCCGATGAGTTCAAAATAACCTGGAATTATAATCAATACCTGACTTTTGACAGTCGGGGGCGGGCTAATTTTGATAATAGCCAGAAGTTTGATATTTGCCTGAGATATGGTGGAACAGGTCCCGTCAAGACCATAGAGGTCTTCGGCAGGAAAAAAGGGGGAGGGCGACTGGAGCAAACTTCCCGCAGGAGTAGCTGCTAATGCAGCTAAGTATTAATATTCATACAAGATAGGCGCCTCGTTCCCGGCGTCCCCGCTGGGAATGCATACGGATGTTTCAGCGTATTCAATAACTGTATGGATATTCACGCCTCTTTGCACTGGGGGCTGTTGAGTTGAAATTAAAATAACCATGAAGTGAACATTATCGGGTTGGGCAGGAAGCCGTGAACAGATATTCAAGGACACAATCAGGTGTTACGTTGATTGAAGTGCTGGTGAGTGCTGCACTGATGTCAATGGTTTTAATTTGGATCAGTGATGCCCATATAAAAAGTCTGAATGATATCAGTAATACCAGTCAACGCACCCAGGCCATGTGGTTAGCGGAAGAGTTGCTGGAGCGTGCCAAACTTGCACCTTGTGATATCCCTAAAATAAAGACAGAGCTCGCTTCTGCCAACTCTGGTAGTTATTGTAATACCCTTCAGAACTGTGTTGGCAGTACTTGTACCCTCGCCCAGATGTCCAAATACAACGTACAGCAGGTTTTTTGTAACAATAAAAGCGATATCAGGAACCTGGCAATGGGGCTAAAGTGTTACGACGCTTTAACTAATGCCGAAATCAGCACCTGTGCCGGTAACAACCGGGCTGAAATGACAGCCAGCTGGGATGCGGCCGGTAAAATAGGGGGCGGCTATGAAAGAAAAGAAACCACTGTTGCAATGCTGCTAAGAACAGCCCCTTTAGCTGAACGGTTTACAACAAGTAGAACCGTTGCCATTCCGGAATGTTGCGGCAGCCCGATTACTGACACTATGGAGGTTATAGCACCTAACAGAGGGGATTGGTGTAAGATGGTGGTGGAAATTGACCTTCATCATACCTATATAGGCGATTTGCTGGTTTCATTAACCAGCCCCGATGGGCAAAATTATGTTATCAGTAACCGTCAGGGAGGGGCTACACGCACTGTGCCGGATCAAATTATTAATAGAGCTACTGATTTGAGCACAGCAACAACCAATGGTAATTGGACATTAAAGATAGAAGACAGAGCGGGTCAGGATATTGGGGAACTGCAGGGATGGACCGTTCGATTTGAGTAGCAATGTTATAGAGTGCCTTCAGCAGGGAGCACAGGGATGAATCAAAAAGGCTTGTCCTTAATAGAACTGATGCTCGTGGCCCTTATCTCAGTTGTTATGATGGGGGGGCTGTTTCAGATGTTCTTCTCCAATTTGATGGCGGCCAACTACCATGAAAACCGCTCCCTGGCTCGTGAGCGGGCTCAGCATGCCCTATTCCTTTTAACCCATGATGTACGAGAAGCCGGTAGTGGTTCCGGTTTGGTGGGGCCGGGTAGCTATAACATTTTTTATAACTCACGGTTTTCAGGCGCTACAGACAGTACCAGTACTGCCGGCATGACCCTGGATGAATGTCAGCTGCAGTGTGATACGGCCAGTAACTGTTCAGGGATCTCATGGGCCAACAAATATGTTATTGATGGTCTGCCTGGTTTCGCACCCAGCATGAGTATTTCCTGCCTTAACGGCTTTGCTGGACATGCGGGAGGAGGTGGTGGTTCTACTAATCCGGTGGAAGTCGTGCTTCAGCCTTTGTTTATTGCAACTAAAAGACTAGAACAGGCTAAAACGGATTTTGATGCAACCATGAGTACTCCGCCCACTGCAGATGAACAGACTAAAAGTGATCAAATCGGAAATCTGAAGGATTCTTTTCAGCAAGAATACGATAGTCTCCAAACGACGTTTACCTCCAATTATAATAGCAACCCAGGCGGGTTTGATTCAGTCAGTGCCTCTTCTCAAGTGAGCACATTTATGGCAGGAAAGAAGGATAACCTGGATGCCCTTGGGCTGGATATTACAGGGGGGGATGTCACCGATAATACTGTTACCGGAGGTAATTGTATTAACTCATCCTCCTCACCTGGTGGAAACGCGATAAAAACGGGGTCTTGCTGGATGCAAACCGGCGGGGGAGCCCCTTCCAGAGTCTCTAAAGGCGGGTGGATTACCTATCAGCATATAGAAAATACCCTGTTTTATTCGGGCACTTGTGGCGGTAGCACCTGTACTGCAAATGGTTCGGGTAACAGCAGTGATGCCATTGCTGTGGTGCTTGACCCTGCTTCAAATACAGACTGTACAGGGAATAGTGTTGCATCCGGAGACACAACCGTTAACCGGTACTTCATAAAGGCCGATTCTGATGGCAATAACGGACTGTATTGCCAGGGATTTGATCCGGATAATGGTTCATCCAATGGTAGCGAGCAATTAATGGTCAGTGGTATTGAGAATATGCAAGTGCTCTATGGCTATGCCGATAAGGGTGGCCATGCAGTGACCAGTTATCGTTTGCCCGGAGATATTTCCAACTGGATGTATGTGAGAAGTGTCCATATTGGTATTTTGGCCGGTGGAGAGAAACTTTGGGGGCCTGGCACCCACCGGCAAAGATCCTATTCCTTTATGGGCGTTAACAATCTTCAAATTACAGATGGCAAAGAGCGTTTTGTCTTTACCACATTGCAACGGTTAAATGCCACCCGAGATGATTATAGCTGGCGGGACAGGCTGATTTATGAGAATGAGTGAGAATAAGGGAAAAAACTTGAGATAGGATGCTCATGGAAAGGCACAAGAAAGCAGGAGGCTATATTCTTCCTGTGGCGATGACCGTTATAATTATCCTGACCTTTACCATGCTGGGTATTCTGGAAAGGGTCA encodes:
- a CDS encoding proprotein convertase P-domain-containing protein, which codes for MNRYSRTQSGVTLIEVLVSAALMSMVLIWISDAHIKSLNDISNTSQRTQAMWLAEELLERAKLAPCDIPKIKTELASANSGSYCNTLQNCVGSTCTLAQMSKYNVQQVFCNNKSDIRNLAMGLKCYDALTNAEISTCAGNNRAEMTASWDAAGKIGGGYERKETTVAMLLRTAPLAERFTTSRTVAIPECCGSPITDTMEVIAPNRGDWCKMVVEIDLHHTYIGDLLVSLTSPDGQNYVISNRQGGATRTVPDQIINRATDLSTATTNGNWTLKIEDRAGQDIGELQGWTVRFE
- a CDS encoding GspH/FimT family pseudopilin, producing MNFRPLADSPGARFLKSGKCAVTVDESSLLKSGQSGFTLIEVLVAVAIVGILASSFITMGDLVREYRVRYMEQRLYGALILARSEAIKRSGSVSVCKSSNASSCASGTGSDWEDGWIVFVDQNANRAVNGGDEIIRVYNNIPDEFKITWNYNQYLTFDSRGRANFDNSQKFDICLRYGGTGPVKTIEVFGRKKGGGRLEQTSRRSSC
- a CDS encoding PilW family protein, translating into MNQKGLSLIELMLVALISVVMMGGLFQMFFSNLMAANYHENRSLARERAQHALFLLTHDVREAGSGSGLVGPGSYNIFYNSRFSGATDSTSTAGMTLDECQLQCDTASNCSGISWANKYVIDGLPGFAPSMSISCLNGFAGHAGGGGGSTNPVEVVLQPLFIATKRLEQAKTDFDATMSTPPTADEQTKSDQIGNLKDSFQQEYDSLQTTFTSNYNSNPGGFDSVSASSQVSTFMAGKKDNLDALGLDITGGDVTDNTVTGGNCINSSSSPGGNAIKTGSCWMQTGGGAPSRVSKGGWITYQHIENTLFYSGTCGGSTCTANGSGNSSDAIAVVLDPASNTDCTGNSVASGDTTVNRYFIKADSDGNNGLYCQGFDPDNGSSNGSEQLMVSGIENMQVLYGYADKGGHAVTSYRLPGDISNWMYVRSVHIGILAGGEKLWGPGTHRQRSYSFMGVNNLQITDGKERFVFTTLQRLNATRDDYSWRDRLIYENE